The DNA sequence TTATTGTTCTGCATGATATTCAGCAATCTGTATCTTATACGGAGACTCTACGCCATTTCACGCGGCTCGGCGGCCACGCCATCCACACAGGTGAGGCGACCTCGCAACACCGTGGTAGTCACCTTGGCGCCGAACTCCATGCCCTCGTAGGGGGTGTTCTCCGACTTCGAGGCCATCTCCGCCCCCCGGGCAGTCCAGCTCGCACCCGGGTCGACGATCGTGAGGTTGGCCGGCTCCCCCACCGCGATGGGACGGCCCTGGCCGGGAAGGCGGACAATCTCGGCCGGACGCTCGCTCATCACCTTGGCCACCCAGCGCCAATCGGCCAGGCCGGAGTGTACAAAGATCTCGGCAATGACGGCCAAGGACGTCTCCAACCCGAGCATGCCTGGCCGGGCGTGCTCGAACTCGCAGCACTTCTCTTCTGAGCCGTGCGGCGCATGGTCGGTGGCGACGCAATCGATGACGCCATCCAACAGCGCCTGGCGCAGGGCCACCGTGTCGTGCTCCTCGCGCAGCGGCGGGTTGACTCGGTAATTGCCGTCATAGGTGGTGAGCTTTTCGTCAGTGAGGAGAAGGTGATGCGGGGTGACCTCGGCAGAAAGCTCGATGCCTTGGCTCTTAGCCCACGCAACGAGTTCCACGGTGCCCGTGGTCGAGGCGTGACAAATGTGGACGCGGTTGCCATAGTCACGGGCCAGCAACGCATCCCGAACCACGATGGACTCCTCGGCGACCCGCGGCCACCCGCGCAAGCCCAGTCGGGCTGCGGTTTCGCCTTCGTGCGCCACGGCACCGCCGGTGAGGCGGCTATCTTCTGCATGCTGGGCCAGCAGGACATCCTGGCCCTTGGCGTATTCGAGGGCGCGGCGCATGATGAGCGGATCGTCGACGCATTTGCCGTCATCAGAAAACATGCGCACCTTGGCCTGGGAGGTGGCCATCATGCCGAACTCGGTGATCTCCTTGCCCTCGAGCCCCTTGGTGATGGAGCCGACGGGGTGGACATCGCAGATGCCGGCATGTTGCCCCTTGAACCACACGGACTCCGCCAGGACCGGCTGATCCATGACGGGCATCGTGTTGGCCATGGAAAATACCGCAGTGAAGCCACCTTGGGCGGCGGCTTGAGAGCCGGTAACAATGGTCTCGGTGTCTTCGCGGCCGGGTTCGCGCAGGTGAACGTGCATATCCACGAGGCCCGGCAAGAGAACATTGCCGCGGCCGTCGATGGTGCGATCGGCGTCGGCATCAGCCGACGCATTGAGATCGACGATGACCCCATCTTTGATGAGGACGGTGACGGGATCGCCCTCGCCGTAGGGACGGACGTCGATAAGCTTCAGTGTGCCCGGCTCGACAGCGGAGAGGGGGCCGGTAGCGGGAAAGGTCATGCGGGATTCTCCTTTAGTATCCGGCCGCGGCGGAGTCGCCGACGAGGAGGGTGAACAAGACGGCCATGCGCAGGTGAACACCGTTGTTGACCTGTTGCAGGATCGCCGTGGAGTCGTAGTCGGCAACGGCGTAATTAATTTCCATGCCGCGCAACATCGGACCCGGGTGCATGATGATCGCGTCCTTCTTCATCGCCGCGGCGCGCGCCTTCGACAGGCCGAAGAAGGTGGCATATTCGCGGTGCGAGGGGAAGAAGCCGCCATTCATGCGCTCTTGCTGGACCCGCAACATCATGACCACGTCCGCGTCAGCGATCTCCGCGTCAAAGTCCTGAGTGGTGCGGACCGGCCAGTTTTCCACCCCGAACGGCAGGAGCGTCGGCGGGGCGACGAGCACGACCTCCGCCCCGAGCAGGGAGAGCAGATCCACGTTGGAGCGGACCACCCGCGAGTGCAGGACATCGCCCACGATGAGGATCTTGCGCCCGCCGATCTCGCCAATGCGCTGGCGCATGGTGACCGCGTCCAGCAGGGCCTGGGTGGGGTGCTGGTGAGAGCCATCGCCGGCATTGATGACGCTGGGGCCGTTGCCACCGGGCGCCACCCACTCGGCGACGAGGTTCGCAGCACCCGAGGAAGGATGGCGCATGATGATGGCATCCGCGCCAATAGAGCTCAGGGTCAAGGCGGTGTCCTTGAGGGACTCGCCCTTCTTCACCGATGACGTCGATGCCGACAGGTTGATCACGTCCGCGCTCATCCACTTACCGGC is a window from the Corynebacterium testudinoris genome containing:
- a CDS encoding dihydroorotase; protein product: MTFPATGPLSAVEPGTLKLIDVRPYGEGDPVTVLIKDGVIVDLNASADADADRTIDGRGNVLLPGLVDMHVHLREPGREDTETIVTGSQAAAQGGFTAVFSMANTMPVMDQPVLAESVWFKGQHAGICDVHPVGSITKGLEGKEITEFGMMATSQAKVRMFSDDGKCVDDPLIMRRALEYAKGQDVLLAQHAEDSRLTGGAVAHEGETAARLGLRGWPRVAEESIVVRDALLARDYGNRVHICHASTTGTVELVAWAKSQGIELSAEVTPHHLLLTDEKLTTYDGNYRVNPPLREEHDTVALRQALLDGVIDCVATDHAPHGSEEKCCEFEHARPGMLGLETSLAVIAEIFVHSGLADWRWVAKVMSERPAEIVRLPGQGRPIAVGEPANLTIVDPGASWTARGAEMASKSENTPYEGMEFGAKVTTTVLRGRLTCVDGVAAEPREMA
- a CDS encoding aspartate carbamoyltransferase catalytic subunit, whose product is MKHLLSIADLSSEEIIGLMDEADRFREALEGREIKKLPTLRGRTIYTLFYENSTRTRSSFETAGKWMSADVINLSASTSSVKKGESLKDTALTLSSIGADAIIMRHPSSGAANLVAEWVAPGGNGPSVINAGDGSHQHPTQALLDAVTMRQRIGEIGGRKILIVGDVLHSRVVRSNVDLLSLLGAEVVLVAPPTLLPFGVENWPVRTTQDFDAEIADADVVMMLRVQQERMNGGFFPSHREYATFFGLSKARAAAMKKDAIIMHPGPMLRGMEINYAVADYDSTAILQQVNNGVHLRMAVLFTLLVGDSAAAGY